The Geobacter sp. AOG2 genome includes a window with the following:
- the cobA gene encoding uroporphyrinogen-III C-methyltransferase, whose amino-acid sequence MSNAPCHTGMVYLVGAGPGDPGLITLKGVECLQRAQVVVYDYLANEQLLAHAPDDAELIYAGKIGGRHNQDQEEINRLLVEKGREGKVVVRLKGGDPFVFGRGGEECEALSEAGIPFRIVPGVTAALGAAAYSGIPLTHRNFTTSVAFVTGHEGKDKSESAIDWDRLSLGNGTVVFYMGITTLRSNMERLLRHGRSPRTPVALVRWGTAPTQQVLTGTLADIADRAEAIGFKPPAVTIVGEVVGLRDKLAWFDNRPLFGRKILVTRAADQAGEFAAMLADRGAVVLECPTIKLVDPESWEPLDAAIRGIGGYDWLVLTSVNGVRRFFQRLAALGLDARALGTCRVCAVGPKTAEAIRAFGISPDLVPSDYKAEGVVAEFGKLAMSGARVLFPRADKAREVIPCELKRMGARIDSPVAYCNVMPDRLPPEALFALEKRTVDCITFTSSSTVHNLARMLGSDLLVDMLKGVAVASIGAITSKTCRELGLKVDIEPARSTLECLTEEIERHFHSPR is encoded by the coding sequence ATGAGCAACGCCCCGTGTCATACCGGCATGGTGTACCTGGTGGGAGCCGGTCCCGGCGATCCGGGGCTGATCACCCTCAAGGGGGTGGAGTGCCTGCAACGGGCCCAGGTTGTGGTCTACGACTACCTGGCCAACGAGCAGCTCCTGGCCCATGCGCCGGATGATGCGGAGCTGATCTACGCCGGCAAGATCGGCGGCCGCCATAATCAGGATCAGGAGGAGATCAACCGCCTGCTGGTGGAAAAGGGGCGCGAGGGGAAGGTCGTGGTCCGGCTCAAGGGGGGCGACCCCTTCGTCTTCGGGCGGGGCGGCGAGGAGTGCGAGGCGCTGAGCGAGGCCGGGATACCCTTCCGGATCGTGCCGGGGGTTACCGCCGCCCTGGGTGCGGCGGCCTATAGCGGCATCCCCCTGACCCACCGTAATTTCACCACCTCGGTGGCCTTCGTCACCGGTCATGAGGGGAAGGACAAGAGCGAGTCGGCCATCGACTGGGACCGCCTCTCCCTGGGTAACGGCACGGTGGTCTTTTACATGGGGATCACCACCCTGCGGAGCAACATGGAGCGTTTGCTGCGGCACGGCAGGAGTCCCCGGACGCCCGTGGCGCTGGTGCGCTGGGGAACGGCGCCGACCCAGCAGGTTTTGACCGGCACCCTGGCCGACATCGCCGACCGGGCGGAGGCCATTGGTTTCAAGCCGCCGGCCGTGACCATCGTCGGCGAGGTGGTCGGCCTGAGAGACAAACTGGCGTGGTTCGACAACCGTCCGCTGTTCGGCCGTAAGATCCTGGTGACCCGCGCCGCCGACCAAGCCGGAGAATTTGCCGCCATGCTGGCGGACCGCGGGGCCGTGGTCCTGGAGTGCCCTACCATCAAACTGGTGGACCCGGAATCCTGGGAACCTTTGGATGCCGCCATTCGGGGTATCGGCGGCTATGACTGGCTGGTGCTGACCTCGGTCAACGGGGTGCGCCGGTTTTTCCAGCGTCTTGCCGCGCTTGGGCTGGATGCCAGGGCCCTTGGGACCTGCCGGGTCTGCGCGGTGGGGCCGAAGACGGCCGAGGCGATCCGCGCTTTTGGTATCAGCCCCGACCTCGTGCCCTCTGATTATAAGGCGGAAGGGGTGGTGGCGGAGTTCGGGAAGCTGGCAATGAGCGGCGCCAGGGTCCTGTTCCCCCGTGCCGACAAGGCCCGCGAGGTCATCCCCTGCGAACTGAAGCGCATGGGCGCCCGGATAGACAGCCCGGTGGCGTATTGTAACGTGATGCCGGACCGGCTGCCGCCCGAGGCGCTCTTCGCCCTTGAAAAGCGCACCGTCGATTGCATCACCTTCACCTCGTCGTCCACGGTCCACAACCTGGCCCGCATGTTGGGCAGCGACCTCCTGGTGGACATGCTGAAGGGGGTGGCGGTGGCCAGTATCGGCGCCATTACCTCGAAAACCTGCCGCGAACTGGGGCTCAAGGTGGACATCGAACCTGCCCGTTCCACACTGGAATGCCTCACCGAAGAGATTGAACGCCACTTCCATTCTCCCCGCTAG
- the hemC gene encoding hydroxymethylbilane synthase encodes MPPKQLRIGTRASQLALWQANWVKSELEKRYPGMEVTLTKIKTIGDKILDVPLAQVGGKGLFVKEIEEAMLRGEIDIAVHSMKDVPTDFPEGLGLHCITEREDPRDAVISRNVRFSELPQGARIGTSALRRQAQLLKVRPDLQMVIIRGNVETRIRKLEDDNLDAVILAAAGLKRLGFTEKVGEYLDTDLSIPAIGQGALGIECRLDDAVITETIDFFNHPDTSYAVRAERALLKRCEGGCQVPIAAHGTVSGGVLRLVGFIAAVDGQRSVRGEVSGPVAECEKLGIQLADQLLGEGGKAILEEVYQREIASPAHP; translated from the coding sequence ATGCCCCCCAAACAGTTACGCATCGGTACCCGCGCCAGTCAATTGGCCCTCTGGCAGGCCAACTGGGTCAAATCCGAGCTGGAGAAGCGCTATCCCGGCATGGAGGTCACCCTGACCAAGATCAAGACCATCGGCGACAAGATCCTTGATGTGCCCCTGGCCCAGGTCGGCGGCAAGGGACTGTTCGTCAAGGAGATCGAAGAGGCCATGCTGCGCGGGGAGATCGACATCGCCGTGCACAGCATGAAGGATGTGCCCACCGACTTCCCGGAAGGGCTGGGGCTGCACTGCATCACCGAGCGCGAGGACCCGCGCGACGCCGTCATCTCCCGCAACGTCAGGTTCAGCGAACTGCCCCAGGGCGCCCGCATCGGCACCAGCGCCCTGCGCCGCCAGGCCCAGCTTTTGAAGGTGCGCCCCGACCTGCAGATGGTCATCATCCGCGGCAACGTGGAAACCCGCATCCGCAAGCTGGAAGACGATAACCTGGATGCCGTCATCCTGGCCGCAGCCGGTCTGAAACGGCTCGGTTTCACCGAAAAGGTCGGCGAATACCTGGACACGGACCTCTCCATCCCGGCCATCGGCCAGGGGGCGCTGGGGATCGAGTGCCGTCTGGACGACGCCGTGATCACGGAAACCATCGATTTCTTCAACCATCCCGACACCAGCTATGCGGTGCGGGCCGAACGCGCCCTGCTGAAACGTTGCGAAGGCGGCTGCCAGGTGCCCATCGCGGCCCACGGCACCGTATCCGGCGGGGTCTTGCGCCTGGTCGGTTTCATCGCGGCGGTTGACGGCCAGCGTTCCGTGCGGGGCGAGGTCAGCGGCCCGGTCGCCGAATGCGAAAAGCTGGGTATCCAGTTGGCCGACCAACTCCTCGGCGAGGGAGGCAAGGCGATCCTTGAAGAGGTCTACCAGAGAGAGATCGCTTCCCCTGCACACCCATGA